Proteins encoded by one window of Marixanthomonas sp. SCSIO 43207:
- a CDS encoding NAD(P)-dependent oxidoreductase — protein sequence MTFALIKERKNPPDRRVVFSPEMCQEVIKHYPDARIIAETSDIRIFKDEAYRKAGVEICEDISKADVMLGVKEVPVEALIPHKKYFFFSHTIKKQPYNRALLQAILQKKIELYDHETITKENGSRLIGFGRYAGLVGAYNGFRALGLRDKLYTLEKVDVLPDLDAVKEELDKIEIPTIKIVLTGNGKVAHGAKEILDYLKIKQVNVLDYLTKDFDEPVYCMIDVLDYNKRTDGLPGKKYEFYNDPSGYESDFMRFAAVSDFFIAGHFHGEGAPYLFTREDARHKDFNINLVADVSCDIDGPVASTIRPSTIAEPFYGYDPITEKETFYDIPGSITVMAVDNLPCELPKNASEGFGDMFLEHVIPAFFNDDKDGILARSKMTTSTGKLAEDFSYLQDYVDETD from the coding sequence ATAACTTTCGCACTTATTAAAGAACGTAAAAATCCACCAGACCGTCGTGTCGTTTTTTCACCGGAAATGTGTCAAGAAGTCATAAAACACTATCCTGATGCTCGTATAATTGCAGAAACATCAGACATTAGAATATTTAAAGATGAAGCCTACCGAAAAGCAGGAGTAGAAATTTGTGAAGATATTTCTAAGGCAGATGTGATGCTAGGCGTTAAAGAAGTGCCTGTTGAAGCTTTAATTCCGCATAAAAAATATTTCTTTTTCAGTCATACTATCAAAAAGCAACCTTATAACAGAGCGTTGTTACAAGCAATTCTTCAGAAAAAAATAGAGCTATATGACCATGAAACTATCACAAAAGAGAATGGAAGTAGGCTAATAGGGTTTGGTAGATATGCAGGATTGGTAGGTGCTTATAATGGTTTTAGAGCATTAGGTTTACGTGATAAATTATACACACTAGAAAAAGTTGATGTATTGCCCGATCTTGATGCTGTAAAAGAAGAGCTAGATAAAATTGAAATACCAACTATAAAAATAGTATTAACAGGTAACGGAAAAGTAGCTCACGGAGCAAAAGAAATATTGGATTACCTAAAGATAAAACAAGTAAATGTTCTTGATTATTTAACAAAAGACTTTGATGAGCCGGTATATTGTATGATAGACGTTTTGGATTATAACAAACGTACTGATGGGTTACCGGGTAAAAAATATGAGTTTTATAATGATCCATCTGGATATGAGAGTGATTTTATGCGTTTTGCTGCAGTAAGTGATTTCTTTATTGCTGGCCATTTTCATGGTGAAGGCGCTCCTTATTTATTTACTAGAGAAGATGCACGACATAAAGATTTTAATATTAATCTAGTAGCAGATGTTTCTTGTGATATTGATGGACCTGTTGCAAGCACTATACGACCTTCTACCATTGCCGAGCCATTTTATGGGTATGATCCCATTACTGAAAAAGAAACATTTTATGATATACCAGGATCAATAACTGTTATGGCTGTAGATAATTTGCCTTGTGAGCTGCCTAAAAATGCCAGTGAAGGCTTTGGTGATATGTTTCTAGAACACGTTATTCCAGCTTTTTTTAATGACGACAAAGATGGAATATTGGCTCGGTCAAAAATGACAACAAGCACAGGTAAATTAGCTGAAGATTTCAGTTATTTACAAGATTATGTAGACGAAACCGATTAA
- a CDS encoding transglutaminase-like domain-containing protein codes for MYYKSITLSILLIIAACTLSSAQKRQKSEFGNPTSDELAMQSFPQDPEASAVILYEQGTFKFEAKRNRIVLIKEVYKKIKVIDANKYEGSTIEIPLLSNSKNKEKIEKIKALTHNGSLQTYVREQDFFTINEFANFEVLRFTFPDVKNGSILEYQYKIESPFFFNLDGWQFQHTIPTLYSEFFCEIPGNFKYNRVLKGERKLHIDEASINKNCLYIDGYTPADCESTVYAMKNIPAFKQEKYMLGKSNYLSKVEYELREFFDFRGMNNEYTKTWKDVDKEFKNDKSLGRQLNNNSYFKRNLPENLLNISSNLEKAKAIYSFIQNHYKWNGKHRIFNDIDVKNAFEKKVGNTSEINLSLINALQAAGLEAYLVLLSTRENGIPTSTYPVLTDFNRAIALVSIDGERYLLDVVEEEIPFGMIPFQDLNHQGRVMDFKNGSYWYPLTPNKKNIYYVNSHLKASEDGFFTGKVNELYAGYNAVNERKRIKNINYEDYVNDKEKNPALRLSNLVIEKKDSIETSLKVNYNVTLETELIGDKIYLNPYFFETYFSENPFKAKTRSFPIDFGYPQAHTYLISIDLDNQYEVIQLPENKSISLFSDVGKCTVLYSQTNQKINIRFSFNLTEYHYPAKTYYNMKKFFETMISFQNQDPILLKKI; via the coding sequence ATGTATTATAAATCTATTACGCTTTCAATACTTTTAATCATAGCTGCTTGTACATTATCGAGTGCTCAAAAACGTCAAAAGTCTGAATTTGGAAACCCTACTAGTGATGAACTTGCCATGCAATCATTTCCTCAAGATCCAGAAGCTTCAGCAGTTATACTATATGAGCAGGGTACATTTAAGTTTGAAGCAAAAAGAAACCGTATTGTTTTAATTAAAGAGGTTTATAAAAAAATCAAAGTTATTGACGCAAATAAATATGAAGGCTCTACAATTGAAATACCCTTATTATCCAATTCAAAAAACAAAGAAAAAATAGAGAAAATTAAAGCTCTTACTCATAATGGAAGTCTTCAAACTTATGTAAGAGAGCAAGATTTTTTTACCATTAATGAGTTTGCAAATTTTGAAGTACTTAGGTTCACATTTCCTGATGTTAAGAATGGAAGTATTTTGGAGTATCAATATAAAATTGAATCTCCATTTTTCTTTAATTTAGATGGGTGGCAGTTTCAACATACTATTCCTACTTTATACAGTGAATTCTTTTGTGAAATCCCTGGAAACTTTAAATATAATAGAGTATTAAAAGGAGAAAGAAAATTACATATTGATGAGGCATCTATAAACAAAAACTGTTTATATATTGACGGGTATACTCCTGCAGATTGTGAGTCTACAGTATATGCAATGAAAAATATTCCCGCTTTTAAACAAGAAAAATACATGTTGGGAAAAAGCAACTATTTATCAAAAGTAGAATATGAGTTAAGAGAGTTTTTCGATTTTAGAGGCATGAACAATGAATATACAAAAACTTGGAAAGATGTTGACAAGGAGTTTAAAAATGATAAAAGCTTAGGGCGTCAATTAAATAATAACAGCTATTTTAAGAGGAATTTGCCAGAAAACCTTCTCAATATTTCTAGTAATCTTGAAAAAGCTAAAGCTATTTATAGTTTTATTCAAAATCACTACAAGTGGAATGGTAAGCATAGGATTTTTAATGATATCGATGTAAAAAATGCCTTTGAAAAAAAAGTAGGTAATACTTCAGAAATTAACTTATCACTTATAAATGCGCTTCAGGCTGCAGGTTTAGAAGCTTATCTTGTTCTCTTATCTACTCGTGAAAATGGCATTCCTACTTCAACTTATCCAGTATTAACAGACTTTAATAGGGCAATAGCATTAGTATCTATTGATGGAGAGAGGTATCTTCTAGATGTTGTAGAGGAAGAAATTCCTTTTGGTATGATTCCATTTCAGGACTTAAATCACCAAGGACGTGTAATGGATTTTAAAAACGGAAGCTACTGGTATCCATTGACTCCAAATAAAAAAAATATCTATTATGTTAATTCACATTTGAAAGCGTCAGAAGATGGTTTTTTTACAGGAAAGGTAAACGAGCTATATGCAGGTTATAATGCTGTCAATGAGAGAAAACGTATAAAAAATATAAACTACGAAGACTACGTTAATGATAAAGAAAAGAATCCTGCACTTAGGTTAAGTAATCTCGTTATAGAAAAAAAAGATTCAATAGAAACTTCTCTGAAAGTAAATTATAATGTAACCCTAGAAACAGAGCTGATTGGTGATAAAATATATCTTAACCCCTATTTTTTTGAAACCTATTTTTCTGAAAACCCTTTCAAAGCTAAAACACGAAGTTTTCCAATTGATTTTGGTTACCCTCAAGCACATACCTATTTAATTTCAATAGACCTTGATAACCAATATGAGGTAATACAACTTCCGGAAAACAAATCAATTTCTCTGTTTAGCGATGTTGGTAAATGCACTGTGTTATATAGCCAAACTAATCAAAAAATAAACATACGGTTTAGTTTTAACCTTACAGAATATCATTATCCTGCAAAAACCTATTATAATATGAAAAAGTTTTTTGAAACAATGATAAGTTTTCAAAATCAAGATCCTATCCTGCTAAAAAAGATTTAA
- the kdsA gene encoding 3-deoxy-8-phosphooctulonate synthase, giving the protein MKLDSIPKLKHTNSKNFFLLAGPCAIEGEDMAMQIAEKVIKITDTLKIPYIFKGSFKKANRSRIDSFTGIGDEKALKILQKVSETFDIPTVTDIHESSDATMAAEFVDVLQIPAFLVRQTDLVVAAAKTGKVVNLKKGQFMSPESMQHAVKKVTDCGNEKVMVTDRGTMFGYQDMVVDFRGIPTMKRYASTVLDVTHSLQQPNQSIGVTGGRPEMISTIARAGIATGVDGLFIETHFDPANAKSDGANMLDLAKLEKLLTDLVAIRKTVNSL; this is encoded by the coding sequence ATGAAACTTGATTCAATCCCAAAACTGAAACATACAAACTCTAAAAACTTCTTTTTACTGGCCGGCCCTTGCGCTATTGAAGGCGAAGATATGGCCATGCAAATTGCAGAAAAAGTAATTAAAATAACAGACACACTTAAAATACCTTATATTTTTAAAGGGAGTTTTAAAAAAGCAAACCGAAGCCGCATTGATAGTTTTACAGGAATTGGCGATGAAAAAGCGTTAAAAATTCTTCAGAAAGTTTCAGAAACATTTGATATTCCTACTGTGACAGATATTCACGAAAGTAGTGATGCCACTATGGCCGCAGAGTTTGTAGATGTTTTACAAATTCCTGCTTTTTTAGTGAGACAAACAGACTTGGTCGTAGCTGCTGCCAAAACAGGTAAGGTTGTAAACTTGAAAAAAGGACAGTTTATGAGTCCTGAAAGCATGCAACATGCTGTAAAAAAAGTTACCGACTGCGGAAACGAAAAAGTAATGGTAACCGATCGTGGTACTATGTTTGGGTATCAAGATATGGTGGTAGATTTTAGAGGAATTCCTACTATGAAACGATATGCATCAACAGTGCTTGATGTTACCCATAGTTTGCAACAACCTAATCAAAGTATAGGTGTTACCGGAGGCCGTCCAGAAATGATAAGTACGATTGCCCGGGCTGGTATAGCAACAGGAGTAGATGGTTTATTTATTGAAACTCATTTTGATCCTGCAAATGCTAAAAGCGATGGGGCTAATATGCTCGATCTGGCAAAACTTGAAAAACTATTGACAGATCTGGTTGCTATACGTAAAACAGTTAATAGCTTATAA
- the typA gene encoding translational GTPase TypA — translation MNIKNIAIIAHVDHGKTTLVDKIMHHCSLFRENEQTGELILDNNDLERERGITITSKNVSVTYKDTKINIIDTPGHADFGGEVERVLNMADGVLLLVDAFEGPMPQTRFVLQKAISLGLKPCVVVNKVDKENCTPDEVHEAVFDLMFELGAEEWQLDFPTVYGSAKNNWMSEDWQQPTDSIEPALDMVLEHIPSPKIEEGTTQLLITSLDYSSFTGRIAIGRLQRGTLKENMQVTLVKRDGAKVKTRIKELHTFEGLGRVKVKEVQAGDICALVGLEGFEIGDTVADFENPEALQTIAIDEPTMSMLFTINDSPFFGKDGKFVTSRHVKERLERELEKNLALRVEPTDSADKFMVFGRGVLHLSVLIETMRREGYELQIGQPQVIIKEIDGVKCEPVEELTIDLPDAVSGKAVEMVSMRKGEMLSMEAKGDRMVCKFNIPSRGIIGLRNQLLTATAGEAIMTHRFLEYQPLKGGIPERQSGSLVSMEKGTAIPYSIDKLQERGRFFVDPGEDIYEGQVIGENSRQDDMTVNVTKTKKLSNVRSSGADDKAKIVPAIKFSLEEALEYIQKDEYVEVTPNHLRLRKIYLKEVDRKRNKIM, via the coding sequence ATGAATATTAAAAACATCGCCATTATTGCACACGTTGACCACGGTAAAACCACCTTGGTTGATAAAATTATGCATCATTGTAGTTTGTTTCGCGAAAACGAACAAACAGGAGAGTTGATTCTGGATAACAATGACTTGGAGCGTGAACGTGGAATTACCATTACTTCAAAAAATGTTTCTGTTACTTACAAAGACACAAAAATTAATATTATTGATACACCTGGTCACGCCGATTTTGGTGGAGAAGTAGAGCGAGTATTAAATATGGCAGATGGTGTTTTACTGTTGGTAGATGCTTTTGAAGGACCTATGCCGCAAACTCGTTTTGTACTACAAAAAGCAATCTCATTGGGCTTAAAACCTTGCGTGGTTGTAAACAAAGTTGATAAAGAAAACTGTACACCTGATGAAGTTCACGAAGCAGTATTTGACTTGATGTTTGAATTAGGTGCCGAAGAATGGCAGTTAGATTTTCCTACAGTATATGGTTCAGCAAAAAATAACTGGATGAGTGAAGACTGGCAGCAGCCAACAGATTCTATTGAGCCTGCACTTGATATGGTATTGGAGCACATCCCTTCCCCAAAAATTGAAGAAGGTACAACACAGTTGTTAATTACTTCTTTAGATTATTCTTCATTTACGGGACGTATTGCTATTGGTCGTTTACAACGCGGCACGTTAAAAGAAAATATGCAAGTAACTTTGGTAAAACGTGATGGAGCCAAGGTAAAAACCAGAATAAAAGAGTTACACACCTTTGAAGGGTTAGGACGTGTGAAAGTAAAAGAAGTACAAGCCGGAGATATTTGTGCATTGGTAGGTCTTGAAGGTTTTGAAATTGGTGATACTGTAGCCGATTTTGAAAACCCTGAGGCACTTCAGACCATTGCTATTGATGAACCTACTATGAGTATGTTGTTTACCATTAACGATTCACCTTTCTTTGGTAAAGATGGTAAGTTTGTTACGTCTCGTCACGTAAAAGAACGTCTAGAGCGTGAGCTTGAAAAGAATTTAGCTTTGCGTGTTGAACCAACTGACAGTGCCGATAAATTTATGGTTTTTGGTCGTGGTGTATTACACCTTTCAGTTTTAATAGAAACCATGCGTCGTGAAGGTTATGAATTACAGATTGGGCAGCCACAAGTAATTATTAAAGAGATAGATGGTGTTAAATGTGAACCGGTTGAAGAGCTTACAATAGATCTTCCAGATGCTGTGAGTGGTAAAGCAGTTGAAATGGTGAGCATGCGTAAAGGTGAAATGTTGAGTATGGAAGCAAAGGGAGACCGTATGGTTTGTAAATTTAATATTCCTTCTCGTGGTATTATTGGTTTACGAAATCAATTATTAACAGCTACTGCCGGTGAAGCCATAATGACACACAGATTTTTAGAATATCAACCATTAAAAGGAGGTATACCAGAGCGTCAAAGTGGTAGTTTGGTTTCTATGGAAAAGGGAACAGCTATACCGTATTCTATTGATAAGTTACAAGAACGCGGACGCTTTTTTGTTGATCCGGGAGAAGATATTTACGAAGGTCAAGTGATTGGTGAAAATTCACGTCAAGATGATATGACAGTTAATGTTACTAAAACCAAAAAGCTAAGTAACGTTCGTTCTTCTGGAGCAGATGATAAAGCTAAAATTGTACCGGCTATCAAGTTTTCATTAGAAGAAGCTCTAGAATATATTCAGAAAGACGAATATGTTGAGGTAACGCCAAATCACCTTCGTTTACGTAAAATTTATTTAAAAGAAGTAGATAGAAAGCGAAATAAAATAATGTAA
- a CDS encoding GNAT family N-acetyltransferase, translating into MHSKPIRHSLNLFSKKEKNVIVYIYVKALLKVKIILVLHGVTNISFLNTTKTKNKPTYRVERYTHSHKAEWNNFISSAKNATFLFNRNFMDYHSDRFEDFSVMVYKDEKLYAVLPANKKNDGIISHQGLTYGSFVLQEKAKLLYAFDAFKSILTFLYSEGIKTLDIRIIPTFYNTLPADELAYFLFKANATLVKRDVLMVIDYANKLKFQKNRREGINKAIRNELIVQVDDNYDGFWNEILIPNLQKKHGVNPVHTLEEIKMLASRFPKQIKQVNVYKGDKIVAGTTVFLTKTTVHPQYVSGNIDKNTYGSLDLEYDFIINHFQEGKRYFDFNISSEENGKHLNEGLIFWKESCGARTFTADNYVVDTACYKNLDLSLI; encoded by the coding sequence ATGCACAGTAAACCAATTAGGCATAGTTTAAATCTATTTTCAAAAAAAGAAAAAAATGTCATCGTGTATATCTATGTAAAAGCGTTGCTAAAAGTAAAAATAATTTTAGTTTTACATGGCGTAACCAATATTAGTTTCTTGAATACAACAAAAACTAAAAACAAACCTACCTATCGGGTTGAACGATATACTCATTCGCATAAAGCGGAATGGAACAACTTTATCAGTTCTGCAAAAAACGCCACTTTTTTATTCAACCGAAATTTTATGGATTATCACAGTGATCGGTTTGAAGATTTCTCTGTGATGGTGTATAAAGATGAAAAACTGTATGCAGTACTTCCGGCAAATAAAAAAAACGATGGTATTATTTCTCATCAAGGCTTAACGTACGGAAGTTTTGTACTTCAAGAAAAAGCTAAACTATTATACGCTTTTGATGCATTTAAATCAATCCTTACATTTTTATATTCTGAAGGAATTAAAACCCTTGATATACGCATAATACCTACATTCTATAATACACTTCCTGCCGATGAGTTGGCTTATTTTTTATTCAAAGCCAATGCCACGTTGGTAAAACGTGATGTGCTAATGGTAATTGATTATGCAAACAAGCTGAAATTTCAAAAAAACAGAAGAGAAGGCATTAATAAAGCCATACGAAATGAGTTGATTGTTCAAGTTGATGATAATTATGATGGCTTTTGGAATGAGATTTTAATTCCGAATCTACAGAAAAAACACGGCGTGAACCCCGTGCATACCCTCGAAGAAATTAAAATGTTGGCTTCCCGTTTTCCGAAACAAATCAAACAGGTAAATGTTTACAAAGGTGACAAAATTGTAGCCGGAACTACGGTTTTCTTGACCAAGACAACTGTTCACCCTCAATATGTTTCAGGGAATATTGACAAAAACACCTATGGAAGTCTAGATCTAGAATATGATTTTATAATTAATCACTTTCAAGAAGGAAAGCGGTATTTTGACTTTAATATTTCAAGTGAAGAAAACGGCAAACACTTAAATGAAGGATTGATTTTTTGGAAAGAAAGCTGTGGTGCACGTACGTTTACTGCAGATAATTACGTTGTAGATACTGCTTGTTATAAAAACCTAGACCTCTCTTTGATATGA
- a CDS encoding DegT/DnrJ/EryC1/StrS aminotransferase family protein, with the protein MIPFLDLHKINERFHPEFQLRFKDFLDSGYYILGNNVTAFETNFAQYCGTNYCIGVANGLEALRLILEGYKELGQLQQGDEVLVASNTYIATILAIKQAGMKPVLVEAEMETFNFNIEAIKESISEKAKAIMPVHLYGQLAPMDAISSIAKANNLLVIEDAAQAHGATNGNGKRAGNLGDAAGFSFYPTKNLGALGDAGAITTNDEALASVIKKLRNYGASSKYVNELTGFNSRLDEVQAIFLNIKLAKLDEDNNRRRIVAKRYISEIKNEKIVLPEWDGSDNHIFHLFVIRVEDRAGFIDFLKKKTIGTLIHYPIPPHQQEALPEFTNLSFPITEKIHQQVVSIPISPVMTDEAVGSIISALNSW; encoded by the coding sequence ATGATTCCTTTTTTAGATTTACATAAAATCAATGAACGTTTTCACCCAGAATTTCAACTGCGTTTTAAAGACTTTTTAGATTCTGGATACTACATTTTAGGTAACAATGTAACAGCTTTTGAAACAAATTTTGCTCAATACTGCGGAACAAACTATTGCATAGGTGTTGCCAATGGTTTAGAAGCACTTCGATTAATTTTAGAAGGGTATAAAGAATTGGGACAACTACAACAAGGCGATGAAGTTTTGGTTGCTTCAAACACCTATATTGCTACTATTTTAGCCATAAAACAAGCTGGTATGAAGCCAGTTTTGGTAGAAGCTGAAATGGAAACTTTTAATTTTAATATTGAAGCCATAAAAGAATCTATTTCTGAAAAAGCAAAAGCCATTATGCCCGTTCATTTATATGGACAGTTAGCACCTATGGACGCAATCTCAAGTATTGCAAAAGCCAATAACTTACTAGTGATTGAAGATGCCGCACAAGCACACGGAGCAACAAACGGAAATGGTAAACGAGCCGGTAATTTGGGTGATGCTGCCGGTTTTAGTTTTTATCCTACCAAAAACTTAGGAGCGTTGGGTGATGCAGGAGCCATAACAACCAATGATGAGGCGCTGGCTTCGGTTATAAAAAAGCTTCGTAATTATGGAGCGTCTTCAAAATATGTAAATGAGCTAACTGGATTTAATTCTAGACTAGATGAGGTGCAGGCAATTTTTCTGAATATAAAATTGGCAAAGCTTGATGAAGATAACAACCGTAGGCGTATTGTGGCAAAGCGATATATTTCGGAAATTAAAAATGAAAAAATAGTGCTTCCAGAGTGGGATGGTAGTGATAACCATATTTTTCATTTGTTTGTAATACGTGTGGAGGATAGAGCTGGATTTATAGATTTTTTAAAAAAGAAAACAATAGGAACGTTGATTCATTATCCTATTCCGCCGCATCAACAAGAAGCATTGCCGGAGTTTACTAATTTGTCATTTCCTATTACTGAAAAGATTCATCAACAAGTGGTGAGTATTCCTATAAGTCCCGTGATGACAGATGAAGCGGTTGGTAGTATTATTTCAGCATTAAACAGTTGGTAA
- a CDS encoding O-antigen translocase produces the protein MTSLNAGVIVIRLLVAFFLQRELTDIVGKSGYAKIGSLRNLLQMLTSITSFGVFNGVVKYVADFKENSEQLQKLFSTTFVFTVLGSVTSFLILFFGAEIISKYFFYTTEFAYLVKVVAVVVPFIAIQRVFNGIVHGLSDYKKFAKIELFAYLLGAGLTLYLLYNYSLDGALLAIAVIPVIQVMVMLFIFIKVLRRYVRFSEISFKAPYAKSLLAFSLMSFVATVLVNYVEIDIRSMLANRLSEDDAGIWTGMTTLSKNYMVFSGAIFTLYVVPKFTGIHTEAGFKKELFNIYKTLLPLFGIGMLVIYFLRFQFIEYIFIDFDEMAPLFKWQLLGDFVKLAALILLHQFIAKKMVRNFIFTELFSLILFYVFSYALVDNYGVEGIVFAHFVRYVLYFLLVFFLVMRYFKKQKNTSETLNT, from the coding sequence ATGACCTCTCTCAATGCGGGAGTTATTGTCATAAGGTTACTTGTTGCTTTTTTTTTACAACGTGAGTTAACAGATATAGTTGGAAAATCTGGATATGCAAAAATAGGTTCGTTACGCAACTTGTTGCAAATGCTTACTTCTATAACTTCGTTTGGAGTTTTTAATGGTGTAGTAAAATATGTAGCCGATTTTAAAGAGAATAGCGAGCAGCTTCAAAAGCTATTTTCAACAACCTTTGTTTTTACCGTTTTAGGGAGTGTTACATCATTTTTGATACTATTTTTTGGTGCTGAAATAATCAGTAAATACTTTTTCTACACCACCGAGTTTGCTTACTTAGTAAAAGTAGTTGCTGTGGTAGTGCCTTTTATTGCTATTCAGCGTGTGTTTAACGGTATTGTTCATGGACTTTCAGACTATAAAAAGTTTGCAAAGATTGAGTTGTTTGCATATTTGTTGGGAGCTGGTTTAACGTTATATCTATTGTATAATTATAGTCTAGATGGGGCGTTACTAGCTATTGCGGTTATTCCTGTGATTCAAGTTATGGTAATGCTTTTTATTTTTATAAAAGTATTGCGACGTTACGTTCGTTTTTCTGAAATTTCTTTCAAAGCACCCTACGCAAAAAGTTTACTGGCTTTTTCATTAATGTCTTTTGTAGCAACTGTTTTGGTAAATTATGTAGAGATTGATATACGTTCTATGTTGGCAAATAGGTTAAGTGAAGATGATGCCGGTATTTGGACAGGGATGACAACTCTTTCAAAAAACTATATGGTTTTTTCAGGTGCAATATTTACGCTATACGTTGTTCCAAAATTCACCGGAATTCATACCGAAGCAGGTTTTAAAAAAGAATTATTCAATATTTACAAAACCCTTTTACCGTTATTTGGTATTGGTATGTTGGTCATTTATTTTTTACGATTTCAGTTTATAGAATACATTTTTATAGACTTTGATGAAATGGCACCTTTATTTAAATGGCAACTTTTGGGAGATTTTGTAAAACTGGCTGCTTTAATTTTATTACATCAGTTCATAGCCAAGAAAATGGTTCGAAATTTTATTTTTACCGAATTGTTTTCACTCATTTTATTCTATGTTTTTTCATATGCCTTGGTCGATAATTATGGTGTAGAAGGAATTGTATTTGCACACTTTGTACGCTATGTTCTCTATTTTTTACTAGTTTTTTTCTTGGTAATGCGATACTTTAAAAAACAAAAGAATACTTCTGAAACTTTAAATACCTAA
- a CDS encoding O-antigen translocase, whose protein sequence is MQPYKNSFRHVLKATSLFGGVQVFNILISIIRSKFIALFIGPTGMGIASLFNTTINVVDAVTNLGLNRSAVKDISYAKENYEASKVARTVHVLKRLVWFTAVIGAVLMMITSPWLSEIAFESKEYTVSFIWLAIALLFKQFTHSNLAILQGLQKLGNLAKANLVGNSVGLLITVPLYYFFRIDAIVPAIIIASLISFAITVYYTNKTEVEKVKLTNKEAFSEGKEMINLGVTLSVSSVITLIAAYIIQIYISNEGGVDAVGYYNAGMVILNTYVGLVFNAMSTDYFPRLSAVSNTIEKIKNVVFEQAYVAVLLIVPIIVIFIAFAPFFITLLYSEAFTPTVAFVSWGILGMLFKAVSFSLGYIIIAKGDSRVFIKTAIGFNTALVVMNIIGYTYWGLQGLGVSYFIYFIIHLIVVWLITYYRYKFTFKKEFYYIFIVSTILCFSSFLLSEIEDTVVKYVSLSIMIVISSIFSIYYIDKKIGIRDVIQNFFRRKK, encoded by the coding sequence ATGCAGCCGTATAAAAACTCATTTCGGCATGTTTTAAAAGCTACTTCACTTTTTGGAGGAGTACAAGTATTTAATATTCTTATTTCGATTATCCGGTCAAAGTTTATTGCCTTATTTATTGGCCCAACAGGAATGGGGATTGCCAGTTTATTTAATACCACAATTAACGTTGTAGATGCAGTTACCAACTTAGGCTTAAACCGAAGCGCCGTAAAAGATATATCCTACGCCAAAGAAAATTATGAAGCTAGTAAAGTAGCTAGAACCGTACATGTTTTAAAACGCTTGGTTTGGTTTACAGCCGTTATTGGCGCTGTTTTGATGATGATAACCTCACCGTGGTTAAGTGAGATTGCTTTTGAAAGTAAAGAATACACCGTATCATTTATTTGGCTAGCTATTGCACTTCTTTTTAAACAGTTTACGCACAGTAATTTGGCAATATTACAAGGATTGCAAAAACTGGGAAATTTAGCCAAAGCCAATCTAGTTGGTAACTCGGTTGGACTTCTTATAACGGTACCGTTGTATTATTTTTTCAGAATAGATGCTATAGTTCCTGCTATTATTATTGCTTCACTTATCAGTTTTGCGATTACGGTATATTATACCAATAAAACCGAAGTTGAAAAAGTAAAACTCACTAATAAAGAAGCTTTTTCTGAAGGAAAGGAGATGATAAACCTAGGCGTTACGCTTAGTGTAAGTAGCGTTATAACTTTAATTGCTGCCTATATTATTCAAATTTATATAAGTAATGAGGGTGGAGTAGATGCTGTAGGTTATTACAATGCAGGAATGGTAATACTCAATACCTATGTAGGATTGGTGTTTAATGCTATGAGTACCGATTATTTCCCAAGGCTTTCGGCAGTTTCAAATACTATTGAAAAAATTAAAAACGTTGTTTTTGAACAGGCTTATGTAGCTGTTTTATTGATTGTTCCTATTATAGTAATTTTTATAGCGTTTGCTCCTTTTTTTATTACTCTGTTGTATAGTGAAGCGTTTACCCCTACTGTGGCTTTTGTAAGTTGGGGAATATTAGGAATGTTGTTTAAGGCAGTTTCATTTTCACTAGGTTATATCATTATTGCAAAAGGTGATTCTCGTGTGTTTATTAAAACAGCAATTGGCTTTAATACAGCTTTGGTAGTAATGAATATCATTGGTTATACCTATTGGGGACTTCAAGGATTGGGAGTGAGTTATTTTATTTACTTTATCATTCATTTGATAGTAGTTTGGTTAATTACCTACTACCGCTATAAATTTACATTCAAAAAAGAGTTTTATTATATTTTTATAGTCTCAACAATACTGTGTTTTTCTTCATTTTTACTGTCAGAAATAGAAGATACTGTAGTAAAATATGTTTCTTTAAGTATAATGATTGTAATTTCGAGTATCTTTTCAATCTATTATATTGACAAAAAAATAGGAATACGAGATGTAATTCAAAATTTCTTCAGAAGAAAAAAATAA